A stretch of the Helicoverpa zea isolate HzStark_Cry1AcR chromosome 15, ilHelZeax1.1, whole genome shotgun sequence genome encodes the following:
- the LOC124636941 gene encoding forkhead box protein C1, translated as MCSGAEGGSWPLGKDAPTVTAAALDHYRLQLYNYAVAERLRLYPPSVAPCYAPYGPRLALSMSLLQQRVLQPEEPKPQHSYIGLIAMAILSSPERKLVLSDIYQHILDNYPYFRSRGPGWRNSIRHNLSLNDCFVKAGRSANGKGHYWAIHPANIEDFRKGDFRRRKAQRKVRKHMGLAVDDDGEDSPSPPPQSPPPTALPLPFWGAGRLASAGQARKRQFDVASLLAPDDAPEKRARRDSSAEEDAEEDIDVVASDAEERGGEEEARAPLAPAAHYPLLGGWWPALEPALLHQLRRAAPAPPSPPDHQRPPDT; from the coding sequence ATGTGTAGCGGCGCCGAAGGAGGCTCCTGGCCGCTCGGGAAGGACGCGCCGACCGTGACCGCCGCGGCTCTGGACCACTACCGCCTGCAGCTGTACAACTATGCCGTGGCCGAGCGCCTCCGCCTGTACCCGCCGAGCGTGGCGCCGTGCTACGCGCCGTACGGGCCGCGCCTCGCGCTCTCCATGTCCCTGCTGCAGCAGCGCGTGCTGCAGCCCGAGGAGCCCAAGCCGCAGCACAGCTACATCGGCCTCATAGCCATGGCCATACTCAGCTCGCCAGAACGAAAACTAGTGCTCTCCGACATCTACCAACACATCCTCGACAACTATCCGTACTTCCGCTCCCGTGGACCCGGCTGGCGAAACTCAATACGACACAATCTGTCACTGAACGACTGCTTCGTCAAGGCTGGAAGATCTGCCAATGGGAAAGGACACTACTGGGCTATTCACCCAGCTAACATTGAAGATTTCCGCAAAGGTGATTTTAGAAGACGTAAAGCTCAAAGGAAAGTGCGTAAACACATGGGATTGGCAGTGGATGATGATGGGGAGGACTCGCCGTCGCCGCCACCGCAGTCTCCGCCGCCGACGGCGCTGCCGCTGCCGTTCTGGGGCGCGGGGCGCCTGGCGAGCGCGGGGCAGGCGCGCAAGCGACAGTTTGATGTAGCATCGCTGTTAGCGCCTGATGACGCGCCGGAGAAGCGCGCGCGCCGCGACAGCAGCGCCGAGGAGGACGCGGAGGAGGACATCGACGTGGTGGCGAGTGACGCGGAGGAGCGCGGCGGTGAGGAGGAGGCGCGCGCGCCGCTGGCCCCGGCCGCGCACTACCCGCTGCTGGGCGGCTGGTGGCCGGCGCTCGAGCCCGCGCTGCTGCACCAgctgcgccgcgccgcgcccgcgccgcccagcCCGCCCGACCATCAGCGCCCGCCCGACACCTAG